A genomic segment from uncultured Desulfuromonas sp. encodes:
- the argF gene encoding ornithine carbamoyltransferase, whose protein sequence is MKNHFLCLTDWTATELDAIFALTKELKDKQKQGIPHPLLAGKTLGMIFEKSSTRTRISFEVGMYQLGGHALFLSSSNTQLGRGEPIKDTARVMSRYVDGIMIRTFSQEGIEELARYADVPVINALTDSYHPCQVMADLFTVLEHKGSYADQVYCWIGDGNNMAHSWINAAAVFGFELRIATPKGYEPDAAVMDRAKQMGANIIYSNDPLQAAWGADVLNTDVWASMGQEQEQLQREKDFVGFQINAEVIDAADGDCLVLHCLPAHRGEEITDDVIEGAHSVVFDEAENRLHVQKAIMATLMNKE, encoded by the coding sequence GTGAAAAACCATTTTCTCTGTCTGACCGACTGGACGGCCACAGAGCTTGATGCCATTTTTGCTTTGACCAAAGAACTTAAAGACAAACAGAAACAGGGAATCCCTCACCCTTTGCTGGCTGGGAAAACCCTGGGCATGATCTTCGAAAAAAGTTCCACCCGCACCCGCATCTCGTTTGAAGTGGGCATGTATCAGCTGGGAGGCCATGCGTTGTTTTTGTCCTCCAGCAACACCCAGTTGGGCCGCGGTGAGCCGATCAAGGATACCGCCCGCGTCATGTCGCGCTATGTCGACGGCATCATGATCCGTACCTTTTCTCAAGAAGGTATCGAGGAACTGGCCCGTTATGCCGACGTTCCGGTGATCAACGCCCTGACCGACAGCTATCACCCCTGTCAGGTGATGGCCGACCTGTTCACAGTGCTGGAGCACAAAGGCAGCTATGCCGACCAGGTCTACTGCTGGATCGGCGATGGCAACAACATGGCTCACTCCTGGATCAATGCCGCAGCGGTCTTCGGATTTGAACTGCGCATCGCCACCCCCAAAGGCTATGAACCCGATGCTGCGGTGATGGACCGCGCCAAACAGATGGGTGCCAACATCATCTACTCCAACGATCCGCTCCAGGCCGCCTGGGGTGCTGACGTGCTCAATACCGATGTCTGGGCAAGCATGGGGCAGGAGCAGGAACAGCTTCAGCGCGAAAAAGACTTTGTCGGTTTCCAGATTAACGCAGAAGTGATTGACGCTGCTGATGGCGACTGCCTGGTCCTCCATTGCCTACCGGCACATCGTGGCGAAGAAATCACCGACGACGTCATCGAAGGTGCTCATTCGGTGGTGTTTGATGAAGCGGAAAATCGTCTGCACGTACAGAAAGCGATTATGGCCACCCTGATGAACAAGGAGTAA
- the argB gene encoding acetylglutamate kinase, which yields MQEIINKAKVLVEALPYIQRFNNKTVVIKYGGNAMVEERLKESFANDIILLKLIGINPVIVHGGGPQIGKVLKEMGRETDFVQGMRVTDSETMNVVEMVLGGKVNKEIVGNINRFGGKAVGLSGKDGNLITAHKLEMKRINPETLTPEIIDVGMVGEVSTINPAVLTALEESSFIPVIAPVGVGINGETYNINADLVAGRVAGALHAEKLILLTDIEGVKDKQGELISTIDIDEVPGLIDDGTIGGGMIPKVTCCVDAVMEGVKKAHIIDGRMEHACLLEIFTDKGIGTAVARFKR from the coding sequence ATGCAGGAAATTATCAATAAAGCGAAAGTTCTGGTTGAAGCCCTGCCTTACATCCAGCGCTTCAATAATAAAACCGTCGTCATCAAATACGGCGGCAATGCCATGGTCGAAGAACGGCTCAAAGAAAGTTTTGCCAACGACATCATTCTGCTCAAGCTGATCGGCATCAATCCGGTGATTGTCCATGGTGGCGGACCGCAAATCGGTAAAGTTCTTAAAGAGATGGGCCGTGAAACGGACTTTGTTCAAGGGATGCGCGTCACCGACAGCGAAACCATGAACGTTGTTGAGATGGTCCTGGGCGGCAAGGTCAATAAAGAAATTGTCGGCAATATCAACCGCTTTGGTGGTAAAGCCGTCGGTCTGTCCGGAAAAGACGGCAACCTGATCACCGCCCATAAACTGGAGATGAAACGGATCAACCCGGAAACCTTGACTCCAGAGATCATCGACGTCGGTATGGTCGGCGAAGTATCCACCATCAATCCGGCCGTACTGACAGCCCTGGAGGAAAGTAGCTTTATCCCGGTCATCGCTCCGGTGGGTGTCGGTATCAACGGTGAGACGTATAACATCAACGCCGATTTGGTCGCCGGTCGCGTGGCCGGAGCACTGCATGCCGAGAAGCTCATTCTTCTGACCGACATTGAAGGGGTCAAAGATAAACAGGGTGAGCTGATTTCAACCATTGACATTGACGAAGTTCCCGGCTTAATAGACGATGGCACCATTGGCGGCGGCATGATCCCCAAAGTCACCTGCTGCGTCGATGCGGTGATGGAAGGGGTCAAAAAAGCCCATATCATTGACGGCCGTATGGAACATGCCTGTCTGCTGGAAATTTTCACCGACAAAGGGATCGGTACCGCTGTAGCGAGGTTTAAACGATGA
- a CDS encoding cupin domain-containing protein, which translates to MASTIIRTAEQDEYHLADHPLFFVRDVVTKEHSAHLSLHRGRIEPGGEITPHRQQHTETIYILSGDVACSLDDEVYELCSGTCLVIESNALRGLKNIGDQPVELLVVFTPPLT; encoded by the coding sequence ATGGCGTCAACCATTATCCGTACCGCAGAACAGGACGAATACCATCTCGCTGATCATCCATTGTTCTTCGTTCGTGACGTGGTGACCAAGGAGCATTCTGCCCATCTCTCCCTGCACCGTGGTCGCATTGAGCCGGGCGGGGAGATTACACCACACCGGCAGCAACACACGGAAACGATTTACATCCTTTCTGGTGATGTGGCCTGCAGCCTGGATGATGAGGTCTACGAACTCTGTAGCGGCACCTGCCTGGTGATCGAATCGAATGCCTTGCGTGGTCTGAAAAACATCGGCGACCAGCCGGTGGAACTGCTGGTGGTGTTCACACCCCCCTTGACCTGA
- a CDS encoding type IV pilus twitching motility protein PilT → MELNEILGMAIKANASDVHIKAGLPPVYRIDGMLRPLPKAPRLSPEDIRKMAYAMMSELQRKKFEETREVDLSYGVQGMGRFRVNLFTQRGSISMVLRTIPFNVQTIEELMLPPVIKKLTNETRGLILVTGTTGSGKSTTLASMIDAINANHTAHIITIEDPIEFLHRDKKSIINQREIGVDTDTFAQALKSALRQDPDVILVGEMRDYETIETALTAAETGHLVLSTLHTVDAQESINRIVGAFPPYQQRQIRLQLSAILKGVVSQRLIPRADGKGRVPAVEVMVSTARVRELIDDKEKTKLLRDTIQQGYDSYGMQTFDQSLMGLMNKKLITFEEALRQSSNPDDFKLKVSGISSSSDLSWDQFSGENEEEGENNAS, encoded by the coding sequence ATGGAGCTGAACGAAATTCTCGGCATGGCCATCAAAGCCAATGCCTCGGACGTTCACATTAAAGCCGGCCTGCCACCCGTCTACCGTATCGACGGCATGCTGCGTCCGCTGCCCAAGGCACCGCGTCTATCACCGGAAGATATTCGTAAAATGGCTTATGCCATGATGAGCGAACTGCAGCGTAAAAAGTTTGAGGAAACTCGCGAAGTCGACTTGTCTTACGGCGTGCAGGGCATGGGTCGTTTTCGTGTTAACTTGTTTACCCAGCGCGGCTCCATCTCCATGGTCTTACGTACCATCCCGTTCAATGTACAGACGATCGAAGAGCTGATGTTGCCGCCGGTCATCAAAAAGCTGACCAACGAAACGCGTGGCCTGATTCTGGTCACCGGTACCACCGGTTCCGGTAAATCAACCACGCTGGCCAGCATGATCGATGCCATCAACGCCAATCACACCGCGCACATCATCACCATTGAGGACCCTATCGAGTTTCTTCATCGTGACAAGAAAAGTATCATCAACCAGCGGGAGATCGGTGTCGATACAGACACATTCGCCCAAGCCCTTAAGTCCGCTCTGCGTCAGGACCCCGACGTTATTCTCGTCGGCGAGATGCGCGATTATGAAACGATTGAAACCGCATTGACGGCCGCGGAAACCGGCCACCTGGTTCTGTCAACGCTGCATACCGTCGATGCACAGGAAAGTATCAACCGGATCGTCGGCGCCTTTCCACCGTATCAACAGCGCCAGATTCGTTTGCAGCTGTCGGCTATCCTCAAAGGGGTTGTCTCCCAACGCCTGATTCCGCGCGCCGACGGCAAAGGTCGTGTCCCTGCAGTCGAAGTCATGGTTTCCACCGCGCGTGTCCGTGAATTGATCGACGACAAAGAAAAAACCAAGCTGCTGCGCGACACCATCCAGCAGGGCTACGATTCATATGGCATGCAGACCTTTGACCAGTCGCTGATGGGACTGATGAATAAAAAGCTCATTACCTTTGAAGAAGCGTTGCGGCAAAGCTCCAATCCCGACGACTTCAAACTCAAGGTTTCCGGTATCTCCTCCTCGTCCGATCTCAGCTGGGATCAGTTCAGTGGCGAAAATGAGGAAGAAGGAGAAAACAACGCGTCGTGA
- a CDS encoding acetylornithine transaminase, with translation MSASQDWITRGDHHIATTYGRYPLVAVKGEGCWLWDADGNKYLDFLAGVAVNNLGHCHPKVVAALQQQAATLIHCSNYYHIPTQIELAEILCENSFGDRVFFCNSGAEANEAAMKLVRKYSAEKHGENRFEVITALASFHGRTIGTISATGQDAVRKGFTPVVPGFKYVPFGDIDAMRSAISPNTCAVMLEPVQGEGGVNVPPAGYLKAVRQLCDEQGLLLVFDEVQVGCGRTGTLFAYQHDDVAPDIMTLAKALAGGPPIGAMVAKEEVAASFVPGTHGSTFGGNPLMTSAAVAAMRCMIDDGILDNCVAMGNYLREQLDALSHRFSFAGAVRGRGLILGMQLEIPGAEIVKKAMAKGLLINCTAGSVLRFVPPLIVTREEIDQAMAILSEVMEEIGQTV, from the coding sequence ATGAGCGCTTCACAAGATTGGATCACCCGCGGTGATCACCATATTGCCACCACCTATGGCCGCTATCCGCTGGTCGCCGTCAAAGGCGAAGGCTGCTGGCTGTGGGATGCCGACGGCAACAAATATCTCGACTTTCTCGCCGGAGTCGCGGTCAACAACTTGGGGCACTGTCATCCCAAGGTGGTTGCGGCCCTGCAACAGCAGGCCGCCACATTGATCCACTGCTCCAACTACTATCATATTCCAACGCAGATCGAGCTGGCGGAGATCCTCTGCGAGAACTCTTTCGGCGACCGGGTGTTTTTCTGCAACTCCGGTGCTGAAGCCAACGAAGCGGCCATGAAACTGGTACGCAAATACAGTGCTGAAAAACACGGTGAAAACCGCTTTGAAGTGATCACAGCGCTGGCGTCGTTCCACGGTCGCACCATCGGCACCATCAGCGCAACGGGTCAAGATGCGGTGCGTAAAGGTTTTACTCCGGTGGTACCCGGCTTCAAATATGTGCCGTTCGGCGACATTGATGCCATGCGCAGCGCCATCAGCCCCAATACCTGCGCCGTGATGCTGGAGCCGGTTCAAGGCGAAGGCGGCGTCAATGTGCCCCCTGCTGGCTACCTCAAAGCCGTACGCCAGTTATGCGATGAGCAAGGCCTGCTGCTGGTATTCGACGAGGTTCAGGTTGGCTGTGGCCGGACCGGCACCTTGTTTGCGTATCAGCACGATGATGTCGCCCCCGACATTATGACCCTGGCCAAAGCCCTTGCCGGTGGCCCGCCCATTGGTGCCATGGTCGCCAAAGAAGAGGTTGCGGCGAGTTTTGTCCCCGGCACCCACGGTTCCACCTTTGGCGGCAACCCGCTGATGACCAGTGCGGCGGTGGCAGCCATGCGTTGCATGATCGACGACGGCATTCTCGACAATTGCGTGGCCATGGGCAACTATTTGCGTGAGCAGCTTGATGCATTGAGCCATCGGTTTTCCTTTGCCGGTGCGGTACGTGGCCGTGGTCTGATTCTCGGCATGCAATTGGAAATCCCCGGTGCAGAGATTGTTAAAAAGGCCATGGCCAAGGGGCTGCTGATCAACTGCACTGCCGGCAGCGTTCTGCGCTTTGTACCGCCATTGATTGTCACTCGCGAGGAGATTGATCAAGCGATGGCAATTTTGAGTGAGGTCATGGAAGAGATCGGACAAACCGTATAA
- the recA gene encoding recombinase RecA, with the protein MATDNRKQAIDLAMGQIEKQFGKGSIMRLGEDNVMRDISTIPTGSLGLDIALGIGGVPRGRIIEIYGPESSGKTTLALHIVAEAQKKGGIAAFVDAEHALDITYARKLGVNADDLLVSQPDTGEQALEIVEVLVRSGAIDVLVIDSVAALVPRAEIEGEMGDSHMGLQARLMSQALRKLTATISKSNCCVIFINQIRMKIGVMFGNPETTTGGNALKFYASVRMDIRKIATLKQGQDVIGSRTRVKVVKNKTAPPFKEAEFDIMYGEGISKVGELVDLGVANDIVNKSGAWFSYGDERIGQGRENSKQYLKDNPEVALAIEQQVLELYGLSSIDEPAAEE; encoded by the coding sequence ATGGCGACCGACAATCGTAAGCAGGCCATTGATCTGGCGATGGGCCAGATTGAAAAACAATTCGGCAAAGGCAGCATCATGCGACTGGGTGAAGATAACGTCATGCGTGACATCTCCACCATCCCTACCGGGTCCCTGGGACTGGATATTGCTCTCGGTATCGGCGGTGTGCCACGTGGACGGATTATCGAAATCTACGGTCCGGAGTCTTCCGGTAAAACGACTCTCGCTCTGCATATTGTCGCTGAAGCGCAAAAAAAAGGTGGCATTGCGGCATTTGTCGATGCCGAGCACGCTCTCGACATCACTTACGCCCGTAAACTTGGGGTCAATGCCGACGACCTGCTGGTTTCACAACCAGACACCGGTGAACAGGCGCTGGAGATTGTTGAAGTACTGGTCCGCAGCGGCGCCATTGACGTGCTGGTCATCGACTCGGTTGCTGCGTTGGTGCCACGTGCTGAGATTGAAGGGGAGATGGGCGATTCCCACATGGGCCTGCAGGCACGGCTGATGTCGCAAGCGTTGCGTAAGCTGACAGCGACCATCAGCAAGTCCAACTGCTGCGTGATTTTCATCAATCAGATCCGCATGAAGATCGGCGTCATGTTCGGCAACCCGGAAACCACAACGGGCGGTAATGCTCTTAAATTCTATGCTTCGGTACGCATGGACATTCGTAAAATTGCCACCCTCAAGCAGGGTCAGGATGTGATCGGCAGCCGTACCCGCGTTAAAGTGGTTAAGAACAAAACGGCACCGCCTTTCAAAGAAGCCGAATTCGACATCATGTATGGTGAAGGCATCTCAAAAGTGGGCGAACTGGTTGATTTGGGCGTAGCAAATGATATCGTCAACAAGAGTGGAGCCTGGTTTTCCTACGGGGATGAGCGCATCGGCCAGGGCCGGGAAAACTCCAAACAATATCTCAAGGACAATCCGGAGGTGGCACTGGCCATCGAACAACAGGTACTTGAATTGTACGGTCTGTCCAGCATTGACGAACCCGCTGCGGAGGAATAA
- the hslV gene encoding ATP-dependent protease subunit HslV yields the protein MFRGTTIVCVRRDNQVTLAGDGQVTLGHTVMKHGACKIRRMHNDQIIAGFAGSTADAFTLFEKFEAKLQEFRGQLARAAVALAKDWRSDRVLRRLEALLLVADHEKTLVISGVGDVIESDDGVAAIGSGGAYAQAAARALLRNTDMAPEHIAQQALTIAAEICIYTNDHISMETLS from the coding sequence ATGTTTCGAGGAACTACCATCGTCTGTGTTCGCCGGGATAATCAGGTGACACTGGCCGGAGACGGCCAGGTGACGCTGGGCCATACCGTCATGAAGCACGGCGCGTGCAAAATCAGACGCATGCACAATGATCAAATCATTGCCGGCTTTGCCGGTAGCACAGCGGATGCGTTCACCCTGTTTGAAAAATTCGAGGCCAAGCTCCAGGAATTTCGCGGCCAACTGGCACGCGCCGCCGTGGCACTGGCCAAGGACTGGCGCAGTGATCGCGTCTTGCGCCGACTTGAAGCCTTGCTTCTGGTTGCCGACCACGAAAAAACCCTGGTGATCTCTGGGGTTGGTGATGTCATTGAGAGCGATGACGGTGTTGCCGCCATCGGTTCCGGCGGCGCCTATGCCCAGGCGGCAGCTCGGGCCCTGCTGCGCAATACCGACATGGCCCCTGAGCACATTGCTCAGCAGGCGCTGACCATTGCTGCGGAGATCTGTATTTACACCAACGACCATATCAGTATGGAAACACTGTCATGA
- a CDS encoding regulatory protein RecX: MTTPDAYALCLRWLTRSARSESDLRRRLQQRGCDRENIEQALQRCRELGYIDDPRFAMERASQLMRQGRAVGPRLMMELKKTGLPETLALDAIEACREQFSETELLADLVERRYSNLDFTSLEDRDKRRIISYLQRRGFPLAMILDHLREKERQND, from the coding sequence GTGACGACTCCCGACGCCTATGCTCTGTGCCTGCGCTGGCTGACCCGTAGCGCCCGTAGCGAGTCGGACCTGCGCCGCCGACTGCAACAACGCGGCTGTGATAGGGAGAACATTGAACAGGCATTGCAACGTTGTCGCGAACTCGGCTATATTGACGACCCTCGCTTTGCGATGGAGCGCGCTTCGCAACTGATGCGTCAGGGGCGCGCTGTCGGTCCACGGCTGATGATGGAACTCAAAAAAACAGGTCTTCCGGAAACTCTGGCTCTCGACGCCATAGAGGCCTGCCGTGAGCAGTTCAGTGAAACGGAATTATTGGCGGACCTGGTGGAACGTCGCTATTCCAATCTCGACTTCACGTCACTGGAAGATCGTGACAAACGACGCATTATTTCGTACTTGCAACGCCGGGGATTTCCCCTTGCCATGATATTGGACCATCTTAGAGAGAAAGAAAGGCAGAACGACTGA
- the alaS gene encoding alanine--tRNA ligase: MLTANEIRARFIQYFEKNGHRSVPSSSLIPHNDPTLLFTNAGMNQFKDLFLGAETRDYVRATSAQKCVRAGGKHNDLENVGRTARHHTFFEMLGNFSFGDYFKQDAIRFGWEFLTEEMKLPVADLWVSVFEDDDEAFNIWRDEVGVREERILRLGEKDNFWAMGDTGPCGPCSEIHIDQGEEMACGPDCALGVCDCDRFLELWNLVFMQFERSADGTLSPLPKPSIDTGMGLERITAVVQGVKSNYDTDLLRSIIGHIEQLAGKTYGDNDEADVSMRVIADHSRATAFLIADGVLPSNEGRGYVLRRIMRRAARHAKMLGFDEPVLFKTAMFVMESMKDAYPELEERLDYVAKVVKNEEERFIQTLGNGLRILNDEIDSLKAKGQTVIPGDTVFRLYDTFGFPVDLTADIVEGHQFTLDEEGFEACMEQQRQKARENWKGSGEEGIGAIYKQLAEQGVSCEFTGYDKLDDFGTVLALIKDGQRVDSASAGEHVEIVTSITPFYGESGGQSGDCGSLTGEGVQAAISNTLKPVPNLHVHVATIESGTLSVGQAAELHVDVEKRTACALNHSATHILQAVLCDVLGDHVKQAGSLVTPDRLRFDFIHFSAMTPEEIQLVEDKVNRRIRQNAGVMTQVMDTDDAVKAGATALFGEKYGDSVRVVRMGEFSMELCGGTHVDATGNIGLFKIIQESGIAAGVRRIEAVTGAGALNTVREQEQMIGDLAALVKSDPSQLTTRLKKLMEHQKELERQVSTLEDRLNADRAGNLMDQVQTIGNVKLLAVRIDNLDGKQLREQADKLRDQLQSGIIILGGVSEGKVALLVSVTKDLVGTVKAGELIKPLAEMVGGRGGGRPDMAQAGGSQPEQLNSALEAAAGIVSAAL, encoded by the coding sequence ATGTTAACCGCCAACGAAATCCGCGCTCGCTTTATTCAGTACTTTGAAAAAAACGGCCACCGCTCCGTCCCCTCTTCGTCCCTGATTCCTCACAACGATCCGACGCTGTTGTTTACCAATGCCGGGATGAATCAGTTTAAAGACCTGTTTCTCGGTGCGGAAACCCGCGACTACGTGCGTGCAACCTCGGCACAAAAATGTGTCCGCGCCGGCGGCAAACACAATGACCTGGAAAATGTCGGCCGCACGGCCCGTCACCACACCTTCTTTGAAATGCTTGGCAACTTCTCGTTCGGCGATTACTTCAAGCAGGATGCCATCCGCTTCGGCTGGGAGTTTCTCACCGAGGAGATGAAGCTGCCCGTCGCAGACCTGTGGGTGTCGGTTTTTGAAGATGATGACGAAGCGTTCAACATCTGGCGTGACGAAGTCGGCGTACGCGAAGAGCGCATCCTGCGCCTCGGAGAAAAAGATAATTTCTGGGCCATGGGCGATACCGGCCCCTGCGGTCCCTGCAGTGAGATCCATATTGACCAGGGTGAAGAGATGGCCTGCGGTCCCGACTGTGCCCTCGGCGTCTGCGATTGCGACCGTTTTCTCGAGTTGTGGAACCTGGTGTTCATGCAATTCGAGCGCAGTGCTGACGGCACGCTGAGCCCGCTGCCTAAACCCTCGATTGATACCGGCATGGGTCTGGAGCGAATCACCGCTGTCGTCCAGGGCGTCAAAAGCAACTACGACACGGACCTGTTGCGCTCCATTATCGGCCACATCGAGCAATTGGCCGGCAAAACCTACGGTGACAACGACGAGGCGGATGTCTCCATGCGTGTTATCGCCGATCACAGTCGCGCCACCGCGTTTCTGATCGCCGACGGTGTGCTGCCGAGCAATGAAGGTCGTGGTTATGTACTGCGTCGTATCATGCGCCGCGCCGCCCGCCACGCCAAAATGCTCGGCTTTGACGAACCGGTGCTGTTCAAAACCGCCATGTTCGTGATGGAGTCGATGAAAGACGCCTATCCTGAGCTGGAAGAGCGTCTTGATTATGTGGCCAAAGTGGTTAAGAACGAAGAGGAACGCTTCATTCAGACTCTTGGCAACGGCCTGCGCATCCTCAACGACGAAATCGACAGTCTTAAGGCCAAAGGCCAGACCGTCATTCCCGGCGACACCGTGTTCCGCCTCTATGATACGTTCGGCTTCCCGGTTGACCTGACTGCCGACATCGTCGAAGGCCACCAGTTCACGCTTGACGAAGAGGGCTTTGAGGCGTGCATGGAGCAACAACGCCAGAAAGCCCGTGAAAACTGGAAAGGTTCCGGCGAAGAGGGTATCGGTGCCATCTATAAGCAACTGGCAGAACAAGGCGTGAGCTGCGAGTTCACCGGTTATGACAAACTCGATGATTTTGGGACAGTTCTGGCTCTGATCAAGGACGGTCAACGGGTCGATTCAGCATCAGCCGGTGAGCATGTGGAGATCGTCACCTCGATTACCCCGTTTTACGGCGAGTCCGGTGGCCAGAGTGGCGATTGCGGCAGCCTGACGGGTGAAGGGGTCCAGGCCGCTATCAGCAACACCCTGAAACCGGTGCCCAATCTGCATGTCCATGTTGCGACGATTGAGTCAGGCACGCTCAGCGTTGGCCAGGCGGCTGAGCTGCATGTCGATGTAGAAAAACGTACGGCCTGTGCCCTTAACCACAGTGCGACACATATTCTCCAAGCCGTGTTATGTGACGTTTTGGGAGATCACGTCAAACAGGCGGGTTCATTAGTGACACCGGACCGACTGCGTTTTGACTTTATCCACTTCTCCGCCATGACGCCGGAAGAGATTCAGCTGGTGGAGGACAAGGTCAATCGGCGCATCCGTCAGAATGCCGGTGTTATGACACAGGTGATGGATACCGATGATGCCGTCAAAGCCGGAGCTACGGCGCTGTTCGGCGAAAAATACGGTGATAGTGTCCGTGTCGTGCGCATGGGCGAGTTCAGCATGGAACTGTGCGGCGGCACCCACGTTGACGCCACCGGTAACATCGGCCTGTTCAAAATTATTCAGGAGTCGGGCATTGCCGCCGGCGTACGTCGTATCGAAGCGGTCACGGGTGCCGGCGCTCTGAATACCGTCCGTGAGCAGGAGCAGATGATCGGTGACCTCGCCGCCCTGGTCAAAAGTGATCCCAGCCAGCTGACGACCCGTCTGAAAAAGCTGATGGAACACCAAAAAGAGCTGGAACGCCAGGTCTCTACCTTGGAAGATCGCCTCAACGCGGATCGCGCCGGTAATTTGATGGACCAAGTGCAAACCATCGGTAACGTCAAGCTGCTGGCTGTGCGCATTGACAATCTCGACGGCAAACAGTTACGTGAACAGGCGGACAAACTGCGCGACCAACTGCAATCGGGCATCATCATCCTTGGCGGCGTCAGTGAGGGCAAAGTGGCCTTGCTGGTCAGTGTCACCAAAGACCTCGTCGGCACCGTCAAAGCCGGTGAGCTGATCAAGCCTCTGGCCGAAATGGTCGGCGGCCGCGGTGGCGGTCGTCCCGACATGGCCCAGGCTGGCGGTTCCCAGCCGGAGCAGTTGAACAGTGCCCTTGAGGCTGCTGCCGGCATTGTCAGCGCAGCCCTTTAA
- the hslU gene encoding ATP-dependent protease ATPase subunit HslU produces MTNFTPREIVSELDRYIIGQRGAKRAVAVALRNRWRRQQVPVELRDEISPKNIIMIGATGVGKTEIARRLAKLAEAPFIKVEASKFTEVGYVGRDVESMVRDLVELAIIMVREQEAKKVRLKAEERAEEKLLDLLLPGERKNLDNDDDSSGSSTRDKLRRLLRMGELDNRFVELETEESTIPAMEVLTPPGAEDMGLNIKEMFGNMFPKKTKRRRIAVSEARQVLIDQEAEKLVDMDNVQQLARDLTEQSGIIFIDEIDKVASRDGAQGPEVSREGVQRDILPIVEGSTVNTKYGAVKTDHILFIAAGAFHVAKPSDLIPELQGRFPIRVELDNLGEEEFVRILTEPKNSLVNQYQALMATESITLSFSDEAIHEIARTAAQVNEQTENIGARRLHTIMEKLLEEISFDAPEMNEKTIAIDVAQVQQSLGDIAGNEDLSRFIL; encoded by the coding sequence ATGACCAATTTTACCCCTCGTGAAATTGTCTCCGAGCTTGACCGTTATATTATCGGCCAGCGTGGTGCCAAGCGTGCTGTCGCTGTTGCTTTGCGTAACCGCTGGCGCCGCCAGCAGGTTCCCGTAGAATTACGTGATGAAATCTCACCGAAGAACATCATCATGATCGGCGCGACCGGTGTCGGCAAAACAGAAATTGCCCGCCGTCTGGCCAAACTGGCCGAAGCACCGTTTATCAAGGTGGAAGCGAGCAAATTCACTGAAGTCGGCTACGTTGGCCGTGACGTCGAAAGTATGGTGCGCGACCTGGTGGAACTGGCCATTATCATGGTCCGCGAGCAGGAAGCGAAAAAAGTGCGCCTCAAAGCCGAAGAACGCGCCGAGGAAAAACTGCTCGACCTGTTACTGCCCGGTGAGCGCAAAAACCTCGACAACGATGACGACAGCAGCGGCAGCTCTACCCGTGACAAGCTACGCCGACTGTTACGCATGGGCGAGCTGGATAACCGCTTCGTTGAGCTCGAAACGGAGGAGAGCACCATTCCGGCCATGGAAGTGCTGACGCCGCCGGGCGCTGAAGACATGGGCCTGAACATCAAAGAGATGTTCGGCAATATGTTTCCGAAAAAAACCAAGCGTCGTCGCATTGCCGTCAGTGAAGCACGTCAGGTCCTCATTGATCAGGAAGCGGAAAAACTGGTCGATATGGACAATGTTCAGCAGCTGGCCCGTGACCTCACCGAGCAAAGTGGTATCATCTTTATTGATGAAATCGACAAAGTCGCCAGCCGCGACGGGGCCCAAGGGCCGGAAGTCTCCCGCGAAGGGGTGCAGCGTGACATTCTGCCGATTGTCGAAGGCAGTACCGTCAACACCAAATACGGCGCGGTAAAAACCGACCATATTTTGTTCATTGCGGCCGGAGCCTTTCACGTGGCTAAACCATCGGATCTGATCCCGGAACTGCAGGGTCGTTTTCCGATTCGCGTCGAGCTGGACAATCTGGGCGAAGAGGAATTCGTTCGCATCCTCACGGAGCCGAAAAACTCGCTGGTCAATCAGTATCAGGCGTTGATGGCCACGGAAAGCATCACCCTGAGTTTCTCGGATGAGGCGATTCACGAAATTGCCCGAACAGCTGCCCAGGTCAACGAACAGACTGAAAACATCGGAGCGCGACGGCTGCACACCATCATGGAAAAGTTGCTTGAAGAGATCTCCTTCGACGCCCCGGAAATGAATGAGAAGACCATTGCCATCGATGTCGCACAGGTTCAACAGAGTCTCGGTGATATCGCCGGTAATGAGGATCTCTCCCGCTTCATTCTCTAG